In one window of Henckelia pumila isolate YLH828 chromosome 1, ASM3356847v2, whole genome shotgun sequence DNA:
- the LOC140863421 gene encoding secreted RxLR effector protein 161-like translates to MMNIPYANGVGSIMYGMVCTRPDLAHAISVVSRFMSNPGRAHWEALKWIMRYLKGPANTELMFKRQEAATIPIKGYVDSDYADNIDSRKSLTSFIFTAFGTTVSWKYMLQSVVALSITEAEYIAVTKAIKEAIWLKGFVNELGIKQ, encoded by the coding sequence ATGATGAATATTCCTTATGCTAATGGAGTTGGAAGCATCATGTATGGCATGGTGTGTACTCGGCCAGATCTTGCACATGCAATTAGTGTGGTTTCAAGATTTATGTCAAATCCTGGTAGAGCTCATTGGGAGGCATTAAAGTGGATCATGAGATACCTAAAAGGTCCAGCAAACACTGAACTTATGTTTAAAAGACAAGAAGCTGCAACAATACCAATCAAAGGGTATGTTGACTCTGATTATGCAGACAACATAGACTCAAGGAAGTCACTCACTAGTTTCATATTTACTGCTTTTGGAACAACAGTAAGTTGGAAGTATATGCTTCAATCGGTGGTAGCACTATCTATTACAGAGGCTGAATATATAGCTGTGACAAAAGCTATAAAGGAAGCAATATGGCTGAAAGGATTTGTGAATGAGCTTGGCATAAAGCAATAG
- the LOC140876152 gene encoding probable pectinesterase 29: protein MAHFQWLSCVLIVLFSVLQTCYSMSQINHHFHHRNGVEFPTIYVDPSGKGHYKTIQAAIDSVPSNNLNWTCIYIKQGTYREKVHIPFDKPFIYLKGERKRKTLVIWGDHGSIATSATFISQADNIVVKSITFINSYNYPPTDSGNPMRPAVAAMIEGDKSVFYRCGFLGLQDTLWDVQGRHYFKRCTIQGAVDFIFGSGQSLYERCTISVQAAALNGAPGYITAQGRSSPREKNGFVFKGCVINGNGETYLGRPWRGFARVVFYNTTMSQIVVPEGWDAWLSEGREYQLTYAEYDCHGLGANTTGRVKWANKMSKGMLGKFAAISFIDNEGWLEDGTFKMFLPSLK, encoded by the exons atggcacATTTTCAATGGCTATCGTGTGTTCTTATTGTCCTTTTCTCAGTTCTTCAAACTTGTTATTCCATGtctcaaataaatcatcatttTCACCATAGAAACGGTGTGGAGTTCCCAACAATTTATGTCGATCCCTCCGGGAAAGGTCATTACAAGACCATTCAAGCAGCCATCGATTCGGTCCCGTCGAACAACCTGAATTGGACCTGTATTTACATCAAACAAGGCACATATAG GGAGAAAGTCCATATCCCTTTCGATAAACCATTCATATACCTAAAAGGCGAAAGGAAGCGAAAAACTCTTGTGATTTGGGGCGATCACGGTTCTATCGCGACCAGTGCTACGTTCATTTCTCAGGCAGACAACATCGTTGTCAAAAGCATAACGTTTATT AATTCTTACAACTACCCTCCTACGGATTCGGGTAACCCGATGAGGCCAGCCGTCGCGGCGATGATAGAGGGGGACAAATCGGTCTTTTACCGCTGTGGATTCCTGGGATTGCAGGATACTCTGTGGGATGTTCAAGGAAGACATTACTTCAAGAGGTGCACTATTCAAGGGGCTGTTGATTTCATCTTTGGGTCTGGCCAATCACTTTATGAG AGATGCACTATATCAGTACAAGCAGCAGCTCTAAATGGAGCACCAGGTTACATCACAGCTCAAGGAAGATCTAGCCCAAGAGAGAAAAATGGATTCGTTTTCAAAGGTTGCGTCATCAATGGCAATGGAGAGACATATTTAGGGAGACCATGGAGAGGGTTTGCTAGGGTTGTCTTTTACAACACCACTATGTCTCAGATTGTGGTCCCTGAGGGATGGGATGCTTGGTTATCCGAAGGCCGCGA GTACCAATTGACATATGCTGAGTATGATTGTCACGGTTTAGGAGCAAACACTACGGGGAGAGTGAAATGGGCCAACAAGATGAGCAAAGGGATGTTGGGCAAATTTGCCGCAATATCATTCATTGATAATGAAGGTTGGCTCGAGGATGGGACGTTTAAAATGTTTCTTCCTTCGCTCAAGTAA